The proteins below come from a single Oerskovia jenensis genomic window:
- a CDS encoding STAS domain-containing protein, producing MPILRIGSTLLVSIQIDLQDDTALRLQEDLAERITETGARGVIIDISGLEIVDSFIGRMLASVAGISHVLDATTVVVGMRPAVAITMVELGLSLGDVRTALDVERALLLLAPSERSPEDVLLAAAEREER from the coding sequence GTGCCCATCCTCAGGATCGGCTCGACGCTGCTCGTCTCGATCCAGATCGATCTCCAGGACGACACCGCGCTCCGTCTCCAGGAGGACCTCGCGGAGCGGATCACCGAGACGGGCGCACGTGGCGTCATCATCGACATCTCCGGCCTGGAGATCGTGGACTCCTTCATCGGACGGATGCTCGCGTCGGTCGCCGGGATCTCGCACGTTCTCGACGCCACGACCGTCGTCGTGGGCATGCGGCCGGCGGTCGCGATCACCATGGTCGAGCTGGGGCTCTCGCTCGGGGACGTCCGCACGGCGCTCGACGTCGAGCGCGCCCTGCTGCTCCTGGCTCCCTCCGAGCGATCCCCGGAGGACGTGCTTCTCGCGGCCGCCGAGCGCGAGGAGAGATGA
- a CDS encoding ATP-binding protein, with protein sequence MPLLATHLRSDADVLALRRAGREICRQLGLDTQDQVRVATALSEIGRAAVATGTADVVIAVIPGVPQATLRAEITPDVPFVVDGDSSGGGVPAARRLVKGLEVEPTGARVVLTKVLSSTARTDEASLAAVRRSTAAAHVADALDELRVQNSELVRTLEELNQQKEELRRFNEELEETNRGVLAMYDQLSTELEETNTGVVALYAELDERGRELASANEAKTRFLRNVSHELRSPVNSILGLTSLLADSHLDTEQAQQTAYLRESAGTLLQLVDELLDLARAEAGHEDVEPAPVDVAQLLQELHGTTLPLLRPGVTLRTTTTHQAPLVTDRRLATRVLRNLLANAAKFTDEGHIEFTASTDGDHVRFDVQDTGLGIPEEQLDAVFEEFVQVPNRLQPTARGTGLGLPYARRTSQALSGTIRASSRLGAGSTFTVRLPSLSLGGALRDTPPRPADPRARDLGHVLVVDDDRAFASVLVAMLADDAARVSIAHDAPHALALLHDGAADLALLDVRLPGMDGPTLRSTIHDLYPATATVLMSSTPPPLLEDLGGAAFLPKSSISRDHLVATLRRARETS encoded by the coding sequence ATGCCACTCCTCGCGACCCATCTCCGGTCCGACGCCGACGTCCTCGCGCTGCGCCGGGCCGGGCGAGAGATCTGCCGCCAGCTCGGGCTGGACACCCAGGACCAGGTGAGGGTGGCGACCGCGCTCTCGGAGATCGGCAGGGCCGCGGTGGCCACCGGGACCGCCGACGTCGTGATCGCCGTGATCCCGGGTGTCCCTCAGGCGACCCTGCGCGCCGAGATCACCCCCGACGTCCCCTTCGTCGTCGACGGTGACTCGTCCGGCGGTGGGGTCCCTGCGGCGCGACGTCTCGTCAAGGGACTCGAGGTGGAGCCGACCGGTGCCCGGGTGGTCCTCACCAAGGTCCTCAGCTCGACGGCCCGCACGGACGAGGCGTCGCTCGCAGCCGTGCGCCGGTCCACCGCGGCGGCGCACGTGGCGGACGCGCTGGACGAGCTGCGGGTGCAGAACTCCGAGCTCGTGCGGACCCTGGAAGAGCTGAACCAGCAGAAGGAGGAGCTCCGGCGCTTCAACGAGGAGCTCGAGGAGACGAACCGCGGCGTGCTCGCGATGTACGACCAGCTCTCGACCGAGCTCGAGGAGACGAACACCGGGGTCGTGGCCCTCTACGCCGAGCTCGACGAGCGTGGTCGTGAGCTCGCGTCAGCCAACGAGGCCAAGACGCGGTTCCTGCGCAACGTGAGCCACGAGCTGCGCTCACCCGTGAACTCGATCCTCGGCCTCACGTCGCTGCTCGCGGACTCGCACCTCGACACCGAGCAGGCGCAGCAGACCGCCTACCTGCGAGAGAGCGCCGGGACGCTGCTCCAGCTCGTCGACGAGCTGCTCGACCTCGCACGGGCCGAGGCAGGGCACGAGGACGTCGAGCCGGCACCGGTCGACGTCGCCCAGCTGCTCCAGGAGCTGCACGGCACGACCCTTCCGTTGCTGCGACCCGGCGTGACGCTGCGGACCACCACCACGCACCAGGCCCCGCTCGTGACGGACCGCCGCCTCGCCACCCGGGTGCTGCGCAACCTCCTGGCGAACGCCGCGAAGTTCACCGACGAGGGGCACATCGAGTTCACGGCGAGCACCGACGGCGACCACGTGCGGTTCGACGTCCAGGACACGGGCCTCGGGATCCCCGAGGAGCAGCTCGACGCGGTGTTCGAGGAGTTCGTGCAGGTACCGAACCGCCTGCAGCCCACAGCACGCGGCACCGGCCTCGGGCTGCCCTACGCACGGCGGACCTCGCAGGCACTGAGCGGGACGATCCGCGCGTCGTCGCGCCTCGGCGCCGGGAGCACCTTCACCGTCCGCCTTCCCTCGCTCTCGCTCGGCGGGGCGCTCCGGGACACCCCGCCCCGCCCCGCCGACCCTCGCGCGAGGGACCTCGGTCACGTGCTCGTCGTCGACGACGACCGGGCGTTCGCGTCCGTCCTCGTCGCCATGCTGGCCGACGACGCGGCTCGGGTCAGCATCGCGCACGACGCGCCGCACGCTCTCGCGCTCCTGCACGACGGCGCAGCGGACCTCGCCCTCCTGGACGTGCGACTACCTGGCATGGACGGACCGACGCTCCGGTCGACGATCCACGACCTCTATCCGGCGACCGCGACGGTCCTCATGTCGAGCACTCCCCCTCCCCTCCTGGAAGATCTCGGAGGCGCGGCTTTCCTCCCCAAGTCGAGCATCTCGCGAGACCACCTCGTCGCGACGTTGCGGCGGGCGAGGGAGACCTCGTGA
- a CDS encoding ATP-binding protein — MTSTTAERLPIRTDSDVVKVRQLVRTLAQEARLSLVDQTKLVTAASELARNTLVYGGGGDAEVVLVTDGVRTGVRAVFSDEGPGIPDLDLALTDGWTSGGGLGLGLSGSRRLVQHFAIDTAAGAGTRVEIATWRR; from the coding sequence ATGACCTCGACCACGGCAGAGCGCTTGCCGATCAGGACGGACTCCGACGTCGTCAAGGTACGCCAGCTCGTGCGTACCCTGGCGCAGGAGGCGCGCCTCTCGCTGGTCGACCAGACCAAGCTCGTCACTGCGGCGAGCGAGCTCGCCCGCAACACCCTCGTGTACGGCGGAGGTGGCGATGCCGAGGTCGTGCTCGTCACCGACGGCGTCCGGACCGGCGTGCGCGCGGTCTTCTCGGACGAGGGCCCGGGTATCCCGGACCTCGACCTCGCCCTGACGGACGGCTGGACCAGCGGGGGCGGCCTCGGCCTGGGCCTCTCCGGGTCGCGCCGGCTCGTCCAGCACTTCGCGATCGACACCGCCGCAGGCGCGGGTACTCGCGTCGAGATCGCGACCTGGCGCCGATGA
- a CDS encoding STAS domain-containing protein, whose product MADVVTAPPESLAQLLTDHAEAVRGEWIEAAARELYGRTSRGELEREQAEIFDTLVEGLRAGGTSLADAAFDQLRGILADVSATRARLGFTPRETAVGIFALKEGLYPLASSGADITTLLRLVDQLGLITFETFAAARESIIAEQAEQLLELSTPVVKLWKGIVAVPLVGTLDSARAQVVMEKLLNTLVETGSEHAIIDITGVPAVDTQVAQHLLKTVVAARLMGAECTISGIRPQIAQTIVALGIEFGDIRTRATLADALVDALRSGRGDRQGGLPA is encoded by the coding sequence ATGGCAGACGTCGTCACCGCCCCACCCGAGTCGCTCGCCCAGCTGCTCACCGACCACGCCGAGGCCGTGCGTGGCGAGTGGATCGAGGCTGCCGCCCGGGAGCTCTACGGACGCACCTCACGAGGTGAGCTCGAGCGCGAGCAGGCCGAGATCTTCGACACCCTGGTCGAGGGACTCCGCGCCGGTGGGACCTCGCTGGCCGACGCCGCGTTCGACCAGCTCCGCGGCATCCTCGCGGACGTCTCGGCGACACGCGCGCGCCTGGGGTTCACGCCGCGCGAGACCGCCGTCGGCATCTTCGCGCTCAAGGAGGGGCTGTACCCGCTCGCCTCGTCCGGTGCGGACATCACGACGCTGCTGCGCCTCGTCGACCAGCTCGGTCTCATCACGTTCGAGACCTTCGCGGCAGCCCGCGAGTCGATCATCGCGGAGCAGGCGGAGCAGCTCCTCGAGCTCTCGACGCCGGTCGTGAAGCTCTGGAAGGGGATCGTCGCGGTTCCGCTCGTCGGGACGCTCGACTCCGCCCGCGCTCAGGTCGTCATGGAGAAGCTGCTCAACACGCTGGTCGAGACGGGCAGCGAGCACGCGATCATCGACATCACCGGCGTCCCGGCAGTCGACACCCAGGTCGCGCAGCACCTGCTCAAGACCGTCGTCGCGGCGCGCCTCATGGGCGCCGAGTGCACCATCAGCGGGATCCGGCCCCAGATCGCGCAGACGATCGTGGCGCTCGGCATCGAGTTCGGCGACATCCGCACCCGTGCGACGCTCGCCGACGCCCTCGTCGACGCGCTGCGCTCGGGCCGCGGTGACCGGCAGGGCGGGCTGCCCGCATGA
- a CDS encoding ATP-binding protein — translation MTPTSSGVDERRSLVEEGDWYAVDHPSAVGRVRRAASTSARQLGLSEDRAAEIGLVVSELATNQERHAGSGAILVRVRRTGDHATLEVLAVDSGPGMRDISAAMRDGVSTGGTLGIGLGTLPRLATSWDAWTAPGQGTVIAATFAAPGGANGLAQATGVVRAMTGQDVSGDAFAVRHDDGVPSLMVADGLGHGPLAAAASGAAVRAFLDAPAGTPVALLQRVHGALSGTRGAAVAISQVSGGVLRHAGLGNISGTIHGDRQRGLVSHPGIAGVPGRPLRETTYPVDRGDVVVLHSDGLTNRWSLGDYPGLATRSPLVVSGVLLRDNAVRRDDSSVAVLPVAWSDR, via the coding sequence ATGACCCCCACATCGAGCGGTGTCGACGAGCGGCGCAGCCTCGTCGAGGAGGGCGACTGGTACGCAGTGGACCACCCGTCCGCGGTCGGGCGGGTGCGACGGGCCGCGAGCACGAGCGCCCGACAGCTCGGCCTGAGCGAGGACCGCGCCGCGGAGATCGGCCTCGTCGTCTCCGAGCTGGCCACCAACCAGGAGAGGCATGCCGGATCCGGGGCGATCCTGGTCCGCGTGCGCCGCACCGGTGACCACGCCACGCTCGAGGTCCTCGCCGTCGACTCCGGTCCCGGCATGCGCGACATCAGCGCCGCCATGCGGGACGGCGTCTCCACCGGAGGGACCCTCGGCATCGGTCTGGGCACTCTTCCCCGGCTCGCCACGTCCTGGGACGCCTGGACGGCGCCCGGGCAAGGGACGGTCATCGCCGCGACGTTCGCCGCCCCGGGTGGGGCGAACGGGCTCGCGCAAGCGACGGGCGTGGTGCGCGCGATGACCGGGCAGGACGTGTCGGGTGACGCCTTCGCGGTTCGCCACGACGACGGTGTCCCGAGCCTCATGGTCGCCGACGGCCTGGGGCACGGGCCACTGGCCGCAGCGGCCTCCGGCGCTGCCGTGCGCGCCTTCCTCGACGCGCCTGCGGGGACGCCCGTGGCGCTCTTGCAGCGCGTGCACGGAGCCCTGTCCGGCACGCGTGGGGCCGCCGTCGCGATCTCCCAGGTGAGCGGCGGCGTGCTGCGCCATGCGGGCCTCGGGAACATCTCCGGGACCATCCACGGCGACCGTCAGCGGGGGCTGGTCTCCCACCCCGGGATCGCGGGGGTGCCCGGCCGACCGCTGCGCGAGACGACGTACCCGGTCGACCGTGGCGACGTCGTCGTCCTGCACAGCGACGGACTCACCAACCGCTGGTCCCTCGGGGACTACCCGGGACTGGCGACCCGCTCCCCTCTCGTCGTCTCCGGCGTCCTGCTGCGCGACAACGCCGTGCGGCGCGACGACTCCAGCGTGGCGGTGCTGCCCGTCGCCTGGTCGGATCGCTGA